Genomic window ([Eubacterium] hominis):
ATGCATTCTAAGCAGATTGCGAAAAAACTAGCAATGCTGCCCCAAAGTCCTGTCACACCAACAGGATTATTAGTAAAAGAATTAGTAGCTTATGGGCGTTTTCCATATCAAAAACCTTTAGGCTCACTTTCAAAAGAAGATTATGAAATCATCAACTGGGCAATGAAGGAAACAGGTGTATATGATCAAAGAGAACAATTTGTGGAAAACTTATCCGGCGGACAACGCCAGCGAGTATGGATTGCCATGGCATTAGCACAACAAGGAGATATACTGGTATTAGATGAACCTACAACCTATCTCGATATATCTTATCAATTAGAAATATTAGAACTATTGAAAACACTCAATCAAAAAAAGAAGCAAACCATTATTATGGTACTCCATGAATTACAGCTTGCATGTCGCTATGCTGATCATATCATCGGAATGAAAGAAGGTAAAATCGTATTTGAAGGTCATCCAAAAGAAGTAATCAATGAAGCACATTTGCAAGAATTATATGGAATCAAAGCACAGCTTCATTACGATAAAGATAAAAATTATCCTGTGATTATGGATTATCATATTTAGAGTCAATCAACAAGGATTTCCTTAGATTGACTTTTTTAATAGTATTATCTTATGTATTTCTCACAAAAATGTTAGATACAAGTAAGCAAACATACTTTATAATTATAATAGAGGGTGATAATATGCGGATAATGATAATTGAAGATGATCGAGTATTAGGAAATGAGATAAAACTTTATTGCGAAAAATGGGGACTAGAAGTCGTATGCGCCACAAAATTTCATGACTTATGCAAAGAGGTAGAGGTGCTACAACCACATTTGATTTTATTAGATATCAATTTGCCATATTTTGACGGCTTTTACTGGTGTGAAAAAATACGTAAAAATTCCACAGTTCCAATTTTATTTATATCTAGCAGAGATGGCAATCAGGATAAAATCATGGCCATCACAACTGGCGGGGATGACTATATCCAAAAACCATTTGCGTTAGATTATCTCATGGCAAAAATTCAGGCAATGCTAA
Coding sequences:
- a CDS encoding ABC transporter ATP-binding protein encodes the protein MNAISVKSLTAGYEYRIILEDIHVDIPEGKITVMIGPNGCGKSTLLKNIARIQKPKKGQIFLYQEDIQKMHSKQIAKKLAMLPQSPVTPTGLLVKELVAYGRFPYQKPLGSLSKEDYEIINWAMKETGVYDQREQFVENLSGGQRQRVWIAMALAQQGDILVLDEPTTYLDISYQLEILELLKTLNQKKKQTIIMVLHELQLACRYADHIIGMKEGKIVFEGHPKEVINEAHLQELYGIKAQLHYDKDKNYPVIMDYHI
- a CDS encoding response regulator transcription factor, producing the protein MRIMIIEDDRVLGNEIKLYCEKWGLEVVCATKFHDLCKEVEVLQPHLILLDINLPYFDGFYWCEKIRKNSTVPILFISSRDGNQDKIMAITTGGDDYIQKPFALDYLMAKIQAMLRRTYEYQDHVQMQLSNDLQYDFSQGLLRYHHEVIELTKMENRILAILLKSRGKIVSREELMMQIWSTDEFISDGSLTTSISRLKSKIRQETGVEDIIITKKGQGYLIP